DNA from Leptospira langatensis:
ATCACGTGTCTTTTCATTTTTAACAAGTTAGTCAACTCGTCTCCGACCTCGAAAGGCTTAGGAGCGATCACTACATGTTGGATCAATTCGAAGGATTTAAATCCGTGCTTCGTACTGTTATACTCTCGGATCTCCTTCTTGAAGAAATCGATTACCTTCGGATTTTCAATGAGATCCTTCAGATCCTTAGCTGCGATCCCGTTCTGTTCCAACCAAGGTTTCAGGACTTCTAGATCCGGAACGATGATAGCTCCCAGCACTTTCTGATCCTGACCGAATACCATGGATTGTTTGATATATGGAGACTCGTCCATACGGTTCTCGATCGGGACCGGCTCTACGTTTTCTCCGCCTAAGAGAACTACAGTTTCTTTCGCTCTTCCGGTCAAGGTGAGAGTATACTTGTAGTTGATGAATCCGATATCTCCCGTATTCAGCCAGCCGTCCACAATGGTCTTCTTGGTAACTTCCGGATTCTTGTAATATCCTTTCATCACTTGAGGCCCTTTGATATGAACAATACCTTTGACTCCCAACTTACCCGCTAGGATCTGTTTCTGATCGTTGATATGAGTGAGCACATTCCCATTCTCGTCTCTGAGTTGGAGTTCGGTTTTAGGAACGATATAACCTACGGATCCGATGATCGGATAATCGTAATGGCGCACCGAGATCACAGGAGCACTCTCAGTCATTCCGTAACCTTCTAATACTAAAAGCCCGATATCGTTGAAGAAATTATCCACATGGCGCTGCAAAGCACCTCCACCGGAAAGAGTTCCTCTCAAACGTCCACCTGTTGCCTGGCGGATCTTTGCAAGAACGACGGCGTCCAGGGTCTTATAGTTAAAGATCAGTGCCAAAATAGCAATAGTCAATAGCACTGGGGATAGGAATCCCAATCCAGGCTCATACATCTTGATATAGGAGTAAGCCACTGCGGAAATAAAGGAAACCGTAAACGGCCCAGTCAAAAGAACTTGAACGATCGCTTTGATCCCAAGTCCCAAAGATTGGAGAATATTGCGGTTCGTATAATCTACTTCTCTTCCACTCAGGAAACGAACTCCTGCATGGTATGTCTTAGAAAAGAAGTACGCCGCGTTAAAGAGGAATTTTCTGACCGGTGGGGTCTGCTTAGGATCGTTGATCCTATTATAGATACCGGTATAGATACTTTCCCAAACCCTGGGAGCGGAAGCCATAAAGGAAGGTCTCGCTTTGGCCAGGTCATTCCTAAGATCGGAAACCTTGGTGTAGAAAGTCGCGATCCCCAAAGAGATTGCGGAATATTCCACAACCCTCTCGAAAATATGCCAAACAGGAAGAATGGAAAGCATACTGTCATCTTCTTTGATCATGGATTTTTTCAGGATCAAAGGAACAACATGTTCCATCTGGTGGATCATATTGGAATGCATAAGCATTACTCCCTTAGGCATTCCAGTAGTTCCTGAAGTATAGATCAAAGTAAACAGATCATCAGGCTTGATCGCATCGATCCGCTTCTCGGCCTTGTGACCGCCTTTCGCTCTCAGCTGCTTTCCTTTTTCGACGAGATCATATAAATGCAAGACCCCTTTGGTCTTGATCTTACTGTCCTTGTCCATGATGATAAGGGTCTCTACACCCTTCACCTTGGCCTTGTTCTTCAAGAACTTCTCATACATCTTGTCGTTCTCTAAAAAGACGACAGAAGCTTCTGAGTGATTTAAAATATAATCCATCTCGGAGTCGGTAACATCGGTTCCTCTAGGAACGTTTGCGCAACCGGAGAATAAAACGGCCGCATCCACTATAATCCATTCTAAACGATTGTCCGCGAGGACCCCAATATGTTCTCTCGCCTTTACTCCTAAGTCGATAAGAGCTTCGGACAGAGCAAGGCCAAGATCTACAAGTTGTTTGAAGGTGGTCGCTTTGTATTCTTTTGTCTCATCCTTCGACCAAAAGGCTGGCCTTTCCCCAAAGGACTCGGCGGCCTTAAGGTACATGTCTGCTAAATTCTTATACATTGGGGTTATTCCTTGAGAAGAAAGAGTATATTACGCTTATGAGATAAAGCGCGTTTAAATTAATGTGATTGTATGACCCGTCAACTAAATTTTAGAAGATAGGATCTCGTAGGTGCGGTGCAAAATCGTAATGAAAGAGGAGAAGAAAACCCCGCTCGAGTAATTCTCGAACGAGGTTTTAAGGAATGTTAAGCGAGATTATTGTTGCTCTTCGCCAGCGCCTTCTTCAGCAGCAGGAGCAGAAGACTTAGGTGCTTCTTCTTTTCCTTTTTTGCCTTCTTTCTTATGTTTCTTTTTGCTGTGTTTCTTGTGCTTTTTCTTGTGTTTCTTCTCTTTTTTCTCAGGCTTAGCAGCAGAGTCTTCAGCCTTTGCCGGAGCGTCTCCACCTGCTTCTTGTGCGCTGATTCCGGTAAAACCGAACAGAGCGATCGCAGATACTAAAAGGGTAACAAGAATTTTCTTGAATAGGTTCATTATGGTCTTCCTATACTAACGATGGTTTGTGTCGTAATTTTATTGTTCTGTGAGGCAAATCAAATCCATTTTAAAGAAAAATCAGATTTCATCCACAGGAGGGACCCATTTGTTAGGGATCGAAACCGCTTCCGAAAGACGGTCTAGAAATTTATTTTTCGGAATTTCGTAGGCTCCTAGGTTCAAGGTAACCGGATTCATCTGCTGGGTATCAAACAGAGTGAAACCGTCCTTCTTCAAGGCCTCGAACAAAAAGTAGAGTCCGATCTTACCAAAATCGGGTAAGAAGGAGAACATGGACTCTCCGGCAAAAAATTTACCGATCGCTATTCCATAGGCTCCACCGCCTAATCTTCCCTCTTCGTCCCAGACTTCCACGCTATGAGCATAACCTTCTCTATGGAACTGAGTGAACCCTTTTAAGAAGGTATCGGTGATCCAAGTTTGCTCGTCTGTCCGATAAGAACAGCATCGCATAACTTGCTCAAAGGCACGATTGAATGTGACTGTGAATTTTTTTTGACGGATCCTTCTTCTTACTCGAGTGCTTAGGTGAAGGACGTTCAGATCGAATATGGCTCTCGGGTCCAAAGAAAACCAAAGTAAAGGTTTATCCGCCCAAGGGAAGATCCCTCTCGTATACGCGTACAACAATCTGTCCGCTTTCAGGTCTCCGCCGATGCCGACCACTTCTTCGAGGCTAGTGCGTGGATCTGCGAAGAAATCCGAAAAGTCTCGGACCTTGGGGGAATACGAATCTTGCTTCGGGTTTTCCATGATCAATCTAATTGGAGAGGATATGTTTCTTCGACAGAATAGATAGGTCCGTTTGAACCGCTACGACTAGAAAAAAGATGAAATTCCCGGATCTCGATATTCGGAATATGAAATTGATCGAATTCTTTCAGATACATTTCCAATCTCTTCTCTCGATCCCGTTTAAATCTTCCGATCGTGATATGAGGCTTATAATCCCTTTTTTCCAGGCTAAATCCAACTCTTCTTAAAGACGAATCCAAGGATTTTTGCAAGCGAAACAAGGCCTCAGAAAAAGAAACGGAAACGTACAGAATCTCGGGAGATTTATGTCCGAAAATTCCCAGACCAAGGACTTCGATCGAAAACGGGCTTTGGCCGATCTGAGAGCTGATCTCCGAAACCGTTTCTATTTGTTCTCGATCTAATTCTCCTAAAAAGACCAGAGTAGTATGGAAATTTTCCGGAAGGACCCATCGGATCTCTTCGAGTCCGTAGCAGATCCCCTGAATCCTTTCTCGTACTTCATTTGGAAGAGAGAGTCCTAAAAAAGTCCTCATTCTTGGTCCACACCTAAGACCCGCCTTGCCCCACGGATCGAATTCACTAAGAGTATTTTTTCGGCAAGCTCCAGATCTTTTTTCAAAACAGTTCCTTCTCTCGCATGTAACTTTTGGATCCATCTCTTTCTCGCCACACCGGGAAGAAGTCCTTGGTCCAACGCGGGAGTGATCCATTCTCCATCTAAAAAAAAGAATATGGAATGAATGGCACCTTCGGTGATCTGTCCTTCTTGGTTGGAATAGATCACATCGAGATAACCTTTGGCCAAAGCCTTTTCATATTCGAAAGAATAGGTCTCTCTGATATTCGTTTTATGATACAGAAATGGATCCGAACGATCTAACTGAGTTTTCGAAAACAGAATATTCCCTTGCTTAGGGCCTTTCACAAATTCGGAGATCTCCGTCCGAATAGTTCCGTCCCCAAAGAGTTGGATGCGGATGCGAGATGCTTTTCCCTTTTTGGATCGATTTTGTTCCAAGATCGTTTGGACAGAAAGTTCCCACTCCGATTCCTTCCATTCAAAGCCGAGTTGAGAAGCAGAGGACCTCATTCTTTCCTTATGATCTTTTAAAAAGAAGATCGTTCCTCTTTTACAGAGCATGGTAGTAAAAATATAAAAGCTGTTCTTCGCTTCGATCGGATCTTTCAGGAATTTTGCCTTGGACCAACATTCCTTCCATTCTATCTCCGCGTCAGATCCGATCGTGATCCCGGAACCGATCCCCATTCTACCGGTCCTTCTTCCAGGAGAAGTTTCTAAAAACTCCAAGGTTCGGATCGCGATCGATACTGTTTCTTTCTCCGGAGAAAGAAAGAAAATCCCTCCGGTATAGACTCCTCTTTCCTTCTCTAGCTCGCGTATGATCTCTACTGCTCTTTTCTTTGGAGCACCTGTGATGGAACCTCCAGGAAATAATGATTCGAGTATTCTCATCCAATTGATTTCTTTAGGAAGAAGGGAACGTACCTCGCTCGTCATTTGAAACACTGTAGAATATTCTTCTACCGAGAATAATTTAGAGACTTGCACGGAACCGAGTTCCGAGATCCTGCCCAGATCGTTTCGAAGTAGGTCCGTGATCATTAAGTTCTCCGCTCTATCCTTCGCAGATTCAAAGAGTTCCTCTCTTAATTTCTCGTCTTCGATCGAGTCCTTTCCTCTGGCCCTGGTTCCCTTCATCGGAACAGTTCGGATCTCATTCCCCTTCCTTTCCCAAAATAATTCGGGAGAAAAGGAAAGTATATCTCTGTGGCCCCCTACGATAGAATTTCCAGTCCGGATCCAGGCTTCATACGGAACGGATTGCTTCTTACGCAGATCGAAGAACAATTTTTCTAAAGATCCTTCCTGTCGGATCCGTAAAGGAAACGTATAATTCACTTGGTATACTTCGCCTTTATACAAATAGTCTTGGATCTTTCGGATCGCTTCCTTATACTCCTTTTGTTCTAGGCTTGGATCTAATGCGGCGAAATAGCCACGGTCCTGAAACTTTTCCTCCCAAGAAATGAGCTCTTCCGCCTTTACTTTGTGATACTTTTGAAAAACACCAAACCAAAGAAGTGGCTCGCTCCGAAATTCAGAACCATTCTCATAATCCTCGTTTAAGAACAGTTCTCCGACCTCATACGAGATCCAACCTGCCGCAAAATTACCTTTGGCTATTCTATCTTGAATTTCTAAGAGTATTTTCCTTACTTCGCTTCGTCGATTAGTAGTAAGGATTTCATTCGGCTCCGCGATGATAGGAATGCCTTCCGACGAAAAACCGCTTCCTAAAAATATAAACGGTCGATCGGGATTGTTGCGGAGATCCGGAATCATGATTTGGCCTTAAGTGCCTTATTCTCACCTGCTTCCGAATCCTAAAAGCGAAATGAAAACGATTCGGGGATTAATGTTAGAACAGTCCAAAAGAATTTTAACGTCCGTAGCCAAGATTTGTCTAGTTGCTCTCGTGTATTTTCTACTCGGGAAACTGGGACATAGCCTGAGCGTGTTTTCAGACTATGCTTCTCCCATTTGGCCGGCGTCCGGTTGGAGCCTTGTCACTACTCTTCTTTGGGGAAGGATTTCCTTGCCCGGGATTTTTCTAGGCTCCCTGATTTATAATAGTCATATTAAATCCGAATTCTTGTCTCATCCGGAGGCTTGGAAATTTGTCTCAATCGCTGCGATCATCGCCCTGGGAAGCACTGTCCAAGCAGGATTAGGAGCATATCTCTATAGACGATTCATTCCGAGATTGGACTTAACTCAGAGCACATCTTCGGTGGTTCGATTCCTTTGGATAGAGACCCTGGTTTGCATGATCGCTCCAACTATTGCCAATGCCGGTTTGTTCCTAGCCGGTGTTGTGGATGCTCATTCCATTCTACCCACTTGGATCATTTGGTGGATGGGAGACTCTCTGGGAGTCTTTGTTTACTTTCCATTTTTCTTAAGTTGGCTCGGACCGAATATTACTCAATTCAGGGCTCACTCTTGGAAAGAGAGCCTAGGACTGGTTTCCTTTTTGCTTTTGCTTGGAGGAGGGATATTTTATTTCTTCCGGGTAAATGAGATCCCGGCCTACTTTCCATTGTCCTATCTACTCATTGTAGTCATCGCACTCGCTTCTCTCCGATTCGGCGGAAAGGAATCTTCTCTAGTAATGATCGTCGTTTCGATCTTGGCAATCGTAGGAACGATCAAGGGAAACGCCTATTTCTTCGTTCCTTCTAAGGAAGTCGCTTTACTCGCTCTCCAGAGTTTTCTATCCGCGGTCTCTATCGCATCTCTTCTTGTATTGGCAGTTGTCCAAGAAAGAGCGGTAGTTGAAGACGAGCTAGTTCAATCGCATCAGGATCTCGAGAAGTTAGTAGCGGAAAGAACCAAGGAGTTAGATCAATCCTATCATTTCTTGGGAACTAGCGAGGCCATTTACAAAGGGCTTTTCGAGAACGTCCCGATCGCGATCTTCGAATGCGATTATAGAGGTGTAAAAGAAAGATTAGAAAGTCTTCCTAAACTCACCAAATGGGAATTCAACCGATTCCTAAAGACGAACCAGGATTTCGTTTCCGAATGTTATGATTCGGTACGGGTCATAGATGCGAACCGTGAGTCCGTGAGATTATTCCAAGCAAAATCGAAAGAAGAAGTGCTTTCTCTTGCAGTGGAATTCTTTCGAAAAGAGAACCAAACTTCTTTTAGAAAATTACTGTTTAGGTTGAATTTCGGGACCAGGATCCTGCAGACAGAATCAGTACTGTATGATAGCGAAGGGAAACCTTTCGAAGCCGCAATCCGTTGGTCTCTTGCCCCTGAGTTCGAAGACACTTTCTCTTCCGTTATCATCACAGTCGTAGAGATCACTGAGAAAAAACAGGCAGAGAGACAGCTCAAGGCTTCCCTCAAGGAAAAAGAAGTGATGTTGAAGGAGATCCACCACAGAGTAAAAAATAATCTGCAGGTCATCTCTAGCTTATTCAGTCTCCAGTCCGAATACGAAAACGATCCCAAGATCCACGACGCATTCTCCGAAAGCCAGAACCGGATCCAAACTATGGCTTTGATCCATGATGAACTCTATCAATCAAACGATCTGGGAAATGTAGAATTCTCCGGATATTCCAAGAGACTTGCGGAGAAGATCCGAGCCGCTTACAAGATAGGAGGAGAAGTTCAACTGGAAATATACTCCGAGATCATTCATCTGGAGATCAGCCTTGCTATTCCTCTAGGATTGATCCTGAACGAATTACTTACCAACTGTCTTAAATACGCATTTCCGAAGGACTTCATTCCGGAAGGAGGAAGGCCCATTGTTCAAGTCCGCCTGAAGAAAAACGGGAATACCGTTAGCATGGAAGTCTCGGATAATGGGGTTGGGCTTTCCAGTGAATTGGATCAGATCTCCACCCCTTCTTTCGGTCTTACTTTGGTCCAAGTACTTACCAAGCAATTGAAAGGGAAGCTGGACTTTTCCGGTTCCAAAGGAACAGGCACAAATTTCCAAATCCGTTTTGATCTTCCGGATTAGGAAAATTCCTTGCGTATCCTTCTCCAAATTGGAGGAAGGAAACCTATGAGAACAAAGGCTCCTAGTCCGATCGCAAACAGAGCGGAAGCCAGAAGAGAACAAATACTCGAAGCGGCTCTGGATGTCTTTTCAGAGAAAGGCTATCATGATGCCGGCATCGCAGACATTGCGAACAAACTGAATATAGGACATGGGACCTGTTATCGCTATTTCAAGAATAAGCTGGATATCCTACATGCCTTGGTTGATCGCATCCTAGTTGGACTACTCGAAGTAGTAAAAAAAGAAAGCCCCGAAAAATCCAGCACCCTAGAAGAATATAGAGCTCAGATCAAAAGCATAGGTATGGAATTATTCCAGCTATTCAGTAAGGATCCTCGCCAAGCAAAGATCGTTTTCTTCGAAGCGATGGCTTTGGACGAAACGGTAAAAAGAAAAGTGCAGTTGGGAATCGACAAGAGTGCCAGGCTAACAGAACTTTACTTAAAGAACGGAGTCAAAAAAGGTTTTCTTAGAAAGGAATTAGATACGAGAACCGCTTCTCAAGCAGTAAACGCAATGATGTTTGAGGGAATTCGCATCAGCCTTTCTTCAAAGGGAGATTCTAAATTCGCGAAACGTTGGCTAGAAGAAATGCCCATCCTTATGTTAGAAGGAATGGGCAAACGATAACTCGGAACCGAACGGATCTTAATTCTCTAAGAACTTGACTAGATCCTTAGAAGTCTGTTCCGGAATTTCTTCCATGGGAATATGACCTGCTCCTTCATATGCAATGAACTTGGAGTTCGGTATATCCTTGGTCCAGTTTTGAGCATACTCCAGCTTTAACCAACGATCGTTCGTTCCCCACATGATCAGGGTCGGGGTCCTGACCTGTTTGATCGCCTCGGAAATCTTTGGATCTGTAAACTTTTCTCTAGCAAATCTAAAGAAATAATTATAGGCTTCTTTGTTTCCTTCCCTTCTTGAGAGATCCACATACTTATCCTTCGTTGCTTGGGTTACTTTAGAAGGATCTCCATATACTTCCATCACGCTATTCTCTACCAGAAAACTAGGAAGCATATGCCTAGCGACGGGGCTAACTACGGGATGACTTGCAAGACCGATGATAAAAGGCAAAGGTTGTGCATATCCGGCAGCGTCGATGAGAACCATCTTCTTCACTTTTTGAGGATACTTCAAAGAGTAGTTCCAAGAGATATATCCCCCCATAGAATTACCGACTAAATAAAAAGAATCCACTTTCAAGGATTCCAAGAAACGATTTACGATCTCTACGCCTTCCTCTAAATTCAATTTTTCTATATCTTTAGGCGGCCCGGTAAGTCCATGTCCCGGCAGATCTATCCGAATGACTCTATAATGAGATTTTAATGTTTCGGCCCAAGCATCCCAGGTATGCAAAGAAGCGCTCACCCCGTGAAGCAAAACGACTACTGGCCCCTTCCCTTCATCCCTATAATGAATGTTAAGATCGCCGATCGGCGCGAACTTAGATTCGGAGTTTGCATACTTCGCTTTCAATTCTTCAAAAGGATCCGAGCCCAAGCCCAGAAATCTGCAAGACTGAAAGAGAAAGATCCCCAACAAAAAAACATGTACTATTCTTTTCATATTTCTTACCTAACTAGTTTCTGTTCCCCTTTAATGGAACAGGAACATAGACATTTCCTCTCATTACGGTGTATAGAGAATTTTTGAAAAACCCAACTGAACACCGATCAATATATTTTTAACCACGATTTTCGCTTATCTATCGAACATTTTTCTATTGACAAAACTGAATGACATGTCATTCTTATATTCAACCCCTGGTGAGGAGATCAAATCCAATGGTACAAGTGGATGTTTTTTGGGCCTACGGCCTGGGAGCCGGTTACGCAATGGCCGCAGCTCGCCAAATCAAAAAATTGCAATCCGGAGAGAAGACGAAAGGTAGCCTTCCTTCCGTGACAAAAGAAGAAGGAAAAAATCCTTTTTGGAAGAATATATACTTCATTACCAATCTTCTCTATCTTTCCTTATTGTTCGCGCCTTCCGGTCTTTATCTGGTTTGGCAATTCACAAGTTGGGAA
Protein-coding regions in this window:
- a CDS encoding AMP-dependent synthetase/ligase; this translates as MYKNLADMYLKAAESFGERPAFWSKDETKEYKATTFKQLVDLGLALSEALIDLGVKAREHIGVLADNRLEWIIVDAAVLFSGCANVPRGTDVTDSEMDYILNHSEASVVFLENDKMYEKFLKNKAKVKGVETLIIMDKDSKIKTKGVLHLYDLVEKGKQLRAKGGHKAEKRIDAIKPDDLFTLIYTSGTTGMPKGVMLMHSNMIHQMEHVVPLILKKSMIKEDDSMLSILPVWHIFERVVEYSAISLGIATFYTKVSDLRNDLAKARPSFMASAPRVWESIYTGIYNRINDPKQTPPVRKFLFNAAYFFSKTYHAGVRFLSGREVDYTNRNILQSLGLGIKAIVQVLLTGPFTVSFISAVAYSYIKMYEPGLGFLSPVLLTIAILALIFNYKTLDAVVLAKIRQATGGRLRGTLSGGGALQRHVDNFFNDIGLLVLEGYGMTESAPVISVRHYDYPIIGSVGYIVPKTELQLRDENGNVLTHINDQKQILAGKLGVKGIVHIKGPQVMKGYYKNPEVTKKTIVDGWLNTGDIGFINYKYTLTLTGRAKETVVLLGGENVEPVPIENRMDESPYIKQSMVFGQDQKVLGAIIVPDLEVLKPWLEQNGIAAKDLKDLIENPKVIDFFKKEIREYNSTKHGFKSFELIQHVVIAPKPFEVGDELTNLLKMKRHVITEKYQKRIDKVYK
- the aat gene encoding leucyl/phenylalanyl-tRNA--protein transferase codes for the protein MENPKQDSYSPKVRDFSDFFADPRTSLEEVVGIGGDLKADRLLYAYTRGIFPWADKPLLWFSLDPRAIFDLNVLHLSTRVRRRIRQKKFTVTFNRAFEQVMRCCSYRTDEQTWITDTFLKGFTQFHREGYAHSVEVWDEEGRLGGGAYGIAIGKFFAGESMFSFLPDFGKIGLYFLFEALKKDGFTLFDTQQMNPVTLNLGAYEIPKNKFLDRLSEAVSIPNKWVPPVDEI
- the thpR gene encoding RNA 2',3'-cyclic phosphodiesterase; the protein is MRTFLGLSLPNEVRERIQGICYGLEEIRWVLPENFHTTLVFLGELDREQIETVSEISSQIGQSPFSIEVLGLGIFGHKSPEILYVSVSFSEALFRLQKSLDSSLRRVGFSLEKRDYKPHITIGRFKRDREKRLEMYLKEFDQFHIPNIEIREFHLFSSRSGSNGPIYSVEETYPLQLD
- the pabB gene encoding aminodeoxychorismate synthase component I codes for the protein MIPDLRNNPDRPFIFLGSGFSSEGIPIIAEPNEILTTNRRSEVRKILLEIQDRIAKGNFAAGWISYEVGELFLNEDYENGSEFRSEPLLWFGVFQKYHKVKAEELISWEEKFQDRGYFAALDPSLEQKEYKEAIRKIQDYLYKGEVYQVNYTFPLRIRQEGSLEKLFFDLRKKQSVPYEAWIRTGNSIVGGHRDILSFSPELFWERKGNEIRTVPMKGTRARGKDSIEDEKLREELFESAKDRAENLMITDLLRNDLGRISELGSVQVSKLFSVEEYSTVFQMTSEVRSLLPKEINWMRILESLFPGGSITGAPKKRAVEIIRELEKERGVYTGGIFFLSPEKETVSIAIRTLEFLETSPGRRTGRMGIGSGITIGSDAEIEWKECWSKAKFLKDPIEAKNSFYIFTTMLCKRGTIFFLKDHKERMRSSASQLGFEWKESEWELSVQTILEQNRSKKGKASRIRIQLFGDGTIRTEISEFVKGPKQGNILFSKTQLDRSDPFLYHKTNIRETYSFEYEKALAKGYLDVIYSNQEGQITEGAIHSIFFFLDGEWITPALDQGLLPGVARKRWIQKLHAREGTVLKKDLELAEKILLVNSIRGARRVLGVDQE
- a CDS encoding MASE1 domain-containing protein, with product MLEQSKRILTSVAKICLVALVYFLLGKLGHSLSVFSDYASPIWPASGWSLVTTLLWGRISLPGIFLGSLIYNSHIKSEFLSHPEAWKFVSIAAIIALGSTVQAGLGAYLYRRFIPRLDLTQSTSSVVRFLWIETLVCMIAPTIANAGLFLAGVVDAHSILPTWIIWWMGDSLGVFVYFPFFLSWLGPNITQFRAHSWKESLGLVSFLLLLGGGIFYFFRVNEIPAYFPLSYLLIVVIALASLRFGGKESSLVMIVVSILAIVGTIKGNAYFFVPSKEVALLALQSFLSAVSIASLLVLAVVQERAVVEDELVQSHQDLEKLVAERTKELDQSYHFLGTSEAIYKGLFENVPIAIFECDYRGVKERLESLPKLTKWEFNRFLKTNQDFVSECYDSVRVIDANRESVRLFQAKSKEEVLSLAVEFFRKENQTSFRKLLFRLNFGTRILQTESVLYDSEGKPFEAAIRWSLAPEFEDTFSSVIITVVEITEKKQAERQLKASLKEKEVMLKEIHHRVKNNLQVISSLFSLQSEYENDPKIHDAFSESQNRIQTMALIHDELYQSNDLGNVEFSGYSKRLAEKIRAAYKIGGEVQLEIYSEIIHLEISLAIPLGLILNELLTNCLKYAFPKDFIPEGGRPIVQVRLKKNGNTVSMEVSDNGVGLSSELDQISTPSFGLTLVQVLTKQLKGKLDFSGSKGTGTNFQIRFDLPD
- a CDS encoding TetR/AcrR family transcriptional regulator yields the protein MRTKAPSPIANRAEARREQILEAALDVFSEKGYHDAGIADIANKLNIGHGTCYRYFKNKLDILHALVDRILVGLLEVVKKESPEKSSTLEEYRAQIKSIGMELFQLFSKDPRQAKIVFFEAMALDETVKRKVQLGIDKSARLTELYLKNGVKKGFLRKELDTRTASQAVNAMMFEGIRISLSSKGDSKFAKRWLEEMPILMLEGMGKR
- a CDS encoding alpha/beta fold hydrolase — protein: MKRIVHVFLLGIFLFQSCRFLGLGSDPFEELKAKYANSESKFAPIGDLNIHYRDEGKGPVVVLLHGVSASLHTWDAWAETLKSHYRVIRIDLPGHGLTGPPKDIEKLNLEEGVEIVNRFLESLKVDSFYLVGNSMGGYISWNYSLKYPQKVKKMVLIDAAGYAQPLPFIIGLASHPVVSPVARHMLPSFLVENSVMEVYGDPSKVTQATKDKYVDLSRREGNKEAYNYFFRFAREKFTDPKISEAIKQVRTPTLIMWGTNDRWLKLEYAQNWTKDIPNSKFIAYEGAGHIPMEEIPEQTSKDLVKFLEN